A genomic stretch from Microcebus murinus isolate Inina chromosome 11, M.murinus_Inina_mat1.0, whole genome shotgun sequence includes:
- the HSPB3 gene encoding heat shock protein beta-3: MANIILRHIIETPVRYQEEFEARGLEDCRLDHALYALPGPAVPDLSKARTAQPPAAAAQVLPQEDTARFQILLDVVQFLPEDIIIQTFEGWLLIKAQHGTRMDEHGFVSRSFTRQYRLPEGVQTRDLCATLCHDGILVVEAKDPAGTR, translated from the coding sequence ATGGCGAACATCATCTTGAGGCACATCATAGAGACGCCAGTGCGTtaccaggaggagtttgaggcgCGGGGTCTGGAAGACTGCAGGCTGGATCACGCTCTGTACGCCCTGCCCGGGCCGGCCGTCCCCGACCTGAGTAAAGCCAGGACGGCGCAGCCTCCCGCGGCGGCTGCACAGGTGCTGCCCCAGGAAGACACAGCCCGCTTCCAGATCCTGCTGGATGTGGTCCAGTTCCTCCCCGAAGACATCATCATTCAGACCTTCGAGGGCTGGCTGCTGATCAAGGCGCAACACGGCACGCGCATGGACGAGCACGGCTTTGTCTCCCGGAGCTTCACGCGACAGTACAGGCTGCCGGAGGGCGTGCAGACCAGGGACCTGTGCGCGACCCTCTGCCACGATGGCATTCTGGTGGTGGAGGCCAAGGACCCGGCTGGGACTCGGTGA